One Mastigocladopsis repens PCC 10914 DNA window includes the following coding sequences:
- a CDS encoding RpnC/YadD family protein: protein MNNPQTEFDTPWKDILQQYFEDFILFFFPQAHSEISWSRGFEFLDKELQQVVRDAELGRRLVDKLVKIYRTGGEEAWVLIHVEIQSQEESDFAERMFVYNYRIYDRYKRSVASLAVLGDERASWRPNQFGYQLFGCEVGFRFPVVKLLDYQEQWSELEASRNPFATVVMAHLKAIETRNNRPLRKQWKLTLTKRLYEQGFSREDVINLFRFIDWVMSLPLELEQEFQQELSQYEEERRMPYITSIERSGIRQGLLKGISLGLKLKFGESGLNLLPEISELNDINLLEAILSGLETVSTVEELRQIYRNTTTE, encoded by the coding sequence GTGAACAACCCCCAAACTGAATTCGATACCCCCTGGAAAGACATACTACAGCAATATTTTGAGGATTTTATTCTGTTTTTCTTCCCCCAAGCTCATAGCGAAATCTCCTGGAGCCGGGGCTTTGAGTTCTTGGACAAAGAACTGCAACAAGTGGTGCGGGATGCAGAACTAGGGCGGCGGCTGGTCGATAAACTCGTTAAGATTTATCGCACCGGGGGCGAAGAAGCATGGGTCTTGATTCATGTAGAAATCCAAAGCCAGGAAGAAAGCGACTTTGCCGAGCGGATGTTTGTGTACAACTACCGCATCTACGACCGTTACAAGCGCTCGGTCGCTTCTTTAGCGGTACTGGGAGACGAGCGCGCAAGCTGGCGACCAAATCAATTTGGCTATCAGTTATTTGGCTGTGAAGTCGGCTTTAGGTTTCCAGTAGTGAAATTGCTAGACTACCAAGAGCAGTGGTCAGAGTTAGAAGCCAGCCGCAACCCCTTTGCTACTGTAGTCATGGCTCATTTAAAAGCAATAGAAACCCGCAATAATCGCCCCTTACGCAAACAGTGGAAGCTAACTCTCACTAAGCGGCTGTACGAACAGGGCTTTTCGCGGGAAGATGTCATCAACCTGTTTCGCTTTATCGACTGGGTAATGAGCCTACCATTAGAGTTAGAGCAAGAGTTTCAGCAAGAATTAAGTCAGTACGAGGAAGAAAGACGTATGCCTTACATTACAAGTATTGAGAGAAGTGGTATCAGGCAAGGACTGTTAAAAGGCATATCCTTGGGTTTGAAGCTGAAATTTGGTGAGTCGGGTTTAAATTTATTACCAGAAATCTCTGAACTGAATGATATCAATCTATTAGAAGCAATTCTGTCAGGGCTGGAAACAGTCAGTACGGTCGAGGAGTTGCGTCAAATCTATCGCAACACGACCACCGAATAA
- a CDS encoding tyrosine-type recombinase/integrase, protein MSERTESDVVSCPRALTAPLPLTEHPVAVYLSGLSVGSRPAMRQALDTIARLLTDNSCDALTLDWAALRYKHTAAVRAALIEKYAPATANKMLCALRRVLKEALRLELIDAKDFARAVDIQNVKVSKELQGRALTEKEIADLMQVCFDDPTPAGFRDAALIAILRGSGLRRAEVVSLNLSDFNPNSGALKVWGAKGGKDRTVYLPDGAIPVVEDWLDVRGGAAGSLLCHINKAGYIVLRRLTPQAVLFILQKRGEQALVADFSAHDFRRTFISELLDSGADISTVQRLAGHASPELTARYDRRGEQTKRRAVQALSIPGSRKRR, encoded by the coding sequence ATGAGTGAACGCACTGAAAGTGATGTAGTCAGCTGCCCAAGAGCGCTGACTGCACCACTACCTTTAACCGAACATCCAGTGGCGGTGTATTTGTCAGGACTCTCTGTTGGTTCACGTCCGGCGATGCGGCAAGCTTTGGATACAATTGCCCGACTGTTAACCGATAATAGTTGTGATGCTCTCACCCTGGACTGGGCAGCGTTGCGCTACAAACATACTGCCGCCGTCCGTGCTGCCTTGATAGAGAAGTACGCACCAGCGACGGCTAACAAAATGCTGTGTGCTTTGAGGAGAGTTTTAAAAGAAGCTTTGAGACTGGAGTTGATAGATGCAAAAGATTTTGCCCGCGCTGTAGATATCCAAAACGTTAAGGTGTCCAAGGAGTTACAGGGACGCGCTTTAACTGAGAAAGAAATTGCTGATTTGATGCAAGTTTGCTTTGATGACCCCACCCCCGCAGGTTTTAGGGATGCGGCGCTCATTGCTATTCTGCGCGGTTCTGGGTTGCGGCGGGCTGAGGTGGTTTCTTTGAACTTAAGCGACTTTAACCCAAATAGCGGCGCTTTAAAAGTATGGGGCGCTAAAGGAGGGAAAGACCGCACTGTGTATTTACCAGATGGGGCAATTCCGGTAGTAGAAGACTGGCTCGATGTCCGAGGTGGGGCGGCTGGTTCTCTGCTGTGTCATATCAACAAAGCTGGTTACATAGTTCTGCGGCGGCTAACGCCCCAGGCGGTGCTGTTCATTTTGCAAAAACGCGGTGAACAAGCTCTTGTGGCTGATTTTTCTGCTCACGATTTTAGAAGAACTTTTATATCAGAATTGCTCGACTCTGGTGCAGACATCTCTACAGTCCAGCGGCTAGCTGGTCATGCTAGTCCTGAGTTAACCGCTAGATACGACCGACGCGGCGAACAAACTAAGCGTCGTGCTGTCCAAGCGCTCAGTATCCCTGGTTCTAGGAAAAGGAGGTAG
- a CDS encoding MarR family transcriptional regulator produces the protein MTDAKTQGKFYPLKHEEWLRACRELTPAQKDVLYYIRTLSPHNNGIEINADLIASQLSSPEHTVHSQTVSRALKELDAKGFIDLSSFSLVAIFEEVQP, from the coding sequence ATGACAGACGCAAAGACTCAAGGAAAGTTTTATCCACTTAAACATGAGGAATGGTTAAGAGCTTGCCGGGAATTAACGCCAGCACAGAAAGATGTGCTGTACTACATTCGCACGCTTTCACCGCATAACAATGGGATTGAAATTAATGCGGACTTGATAGCAAGCCAACTGTCATCGCCAGAGCATACAGTCCACAGCCAAACTGTAAGCCGCGCCTTGAAAGAACTAGATGCTAAGGGATTCATCGACCTATCCAGCTTCAGCCTAGTTGCCATCTTTGAGGAGGTGCAGCCATGA
- a CDS encoding DNA cytosine methyltransferase, with the protein MPQSKRHLSLFAGIGGFEQGIRIASGDITTKQFVELDPNAQAVLRSHYPNIPIHSDIRDFSPRTGEFELITCGFPCVGTSNAGLRTGLNHPESALWFEALRCIALGKPSFVIIENPPGVISRGLRAILGGLRMVGYCWDDPQIISAEELGAPHERKRLFIIAYPDHLRQRFREVPTRWGDQIGTVIAEIYCQGGQAAPSSAGVDDGIPAWVGGRNIDGWWASNINTAPFYPGMRHHTPKRREANDLYARSVCPLQAAIALRRVLYLNSLLS; encoded by the coding sequence ATGCCCCAATCCAAGAGACACCTCAGCCTCTTTGCAGGAATCGGAGGATTTGAGCAAGGAATCAGAATCGCCTCTGGAGACATCACCACCAAGCAATTCGTCGAACTTGACCCCAACGCCCAAGCCGTCCTGCGCTCGCATTACCCCAACATCCCCATCCACAGCGACATTAGAGACTTTTCCCCCAGAACTGGAGAATTTGAACTCATTACCTGCGGATTTCCTTGTGTCGGGACAAGCAACGCCGGACTGCGAACCGGACTCAACCACCCAGAGTCAGCCCTTTGGTTTGAAGCCCTGCGGTGCATCGCTCTTGGCAAGCCCAGCTTCGTCATCATCGAAAATCCTCCAGGGGTTATCAGCCGAGGACTTCGAGCAATTCTTGGAGGACTCCGAATGGTCGGATATTGTTGGGATGATCCACAAATCATATCAGCAGAGGAACTCGGAGCGCCGCACGAAAGAAAAAGGCTTTTCATCATTGCCTACCCCGACCACCTACGCCAAAGGTTCCGGGAAGTGCCGACCCGCTGGGGCGACCAGATTGGAACAGTCATTGCGGAAATTTATTGCCAAGGGGGACAAGCTGCACCCAGCAGTGCCGGGGTGGATGATGGGATTCCCGCCTGGGTGGGTGGAAGAAATATTGATGGCTGGTGGGCAAGCAATATCAATACAGCTCCCTTTTACCCCGGAATGCGTCACCACACACCAAAGCGAAGGGAAGCAAACGACCTCTACGCCCGTTCAGTCTGTCCATTGCAAGCTGCGATCGCCCTCCGAAGGGTCTTGTATCTCAACAGTTTGCTGTCCTAG